The Paraburkholderia acidisoli genome contains a region encoding:
- a CDS encoding TIM barrel protein → MAEVAIVASAFGAQSIWRDGHAAWSIPARRAGAQAFEVRRELMEDAAAVPEALLALGTALAREGLWRVWSTPDSLYDDAGALDETALRAAIAAGRALGARIVKLQLGGFAGEAHAARLVAVLEACGARTGDVGDGPRVVVENGQLEQGGRLAQFTGLFNALRDSGAAGVIGMTFDIGNWQWPGEPPLLAAAALAPHVEYIHCKAVAGEGARRFAAAPCDDDMTLRAALALLPTHVPRGIEFPFDPARLDADAAHYVEWLGAA, encoded by the coding sequence ATGGCGGAAGTCGCAATCGTGGCGAGCGCGTTTGGCGCGCAATCAATCTGGCGTGACGGCCACGCGGCGTGGAGCATCCCGGCGCGGCGCGCGGGCGCGCAGGCATTCGAAGTGCGGCGCGAGCTGATGGAAGACGCCGCGGCGGTCCCCGAGGCGCTGCTCGCGCTCGGCACGGCGCTGGCTCGCGAGGGCCTGTGGCGTGTCTGGTCGACGCCCGATTCGCTCTACGACGACGCGGGCGCGCTCGACGAAACGGCGCTGCGCGCGGCCATCGCGGCCGGCCGCGCGCTCGGCGCGCGCATCGTCAAGCTGCAACTGGGCGGCTTCGCGGGCGAAGCGCACGCCGCGCGGCTCGTGGCCGTGCTCGAAGCATGCGGTGCGCGCACGGGCGACGTGGGCGACGGACCGCGCGTGGTCGTGGAGAACGGTCAACTCGAACAAGGCGGGCGCCTCGCCCAGTTCACGGGCCTGTTCAACGCGCTGCGCGACAGCGGCGCGGCGGGCGTGATCGGCATGACCTTCGACATCGGCAACTGGCAATGGCCCGGCGAGCCGCCGCTGCTCGCGGCCGCCGCGCTCGCGCCGCACGTCGAATACATCCATTGCAAGGCCGTGGCGGGCGAGGGCGCGCGACGCTTCGCCGCCGCGCCTTGCGACGACGACATGACCTTGCGCGCCGCGCTCGCGCTGCTGCCAACGCACGTGCCGCGCGGCATCGAGTTTCCGTTCGATCCCGCGCGCCTCGACGCGGACGCCGCGCATTACGTCGAATGGCTCGGCGCGGCCTGA
- a CDS encoding Spy/CpxP family protein refolding chaperone: MKKAFVALAATLAMSGAFAQSGTPAAAASSTSATAPAAAAASSADVRIAQHQQRVEERITWLHTQLKITPEQEPQWKAFADVMRSNGQAMGDLYRQRAEGENTRNALDDMKQYAQISQAHAEDMQKLVTAFEPLYTSLSPEQKKLADQTFRHNGRDHGPAGKKPAHPKHKSKAKPAAGAAASEAAPASTPAAQ, from the coding sequence ATGAAGAAAGCTTTCGTCGCCCTTGCCGCCACGCTCGCCATGAGCGGTGCGTTCGCTCAATCCGGTACGCCGGCAGCGGCCGCTTCGTCGACAAGCGCAACGGCACCGGCCGCCGCCGCCGCATCGAGCGCCGACGTGCGCATCGCGCAGCATCAGCAGCGCGTCGAGGAGCGCATCACGTGGCTGCATACGCAGCTGAAGATCACGCCGGAGCAGGAACCGCAGTGGAAGGCCTTTGCCGACGTCATGCGCAGCAACGGCCAGGCCATGGGCGATCTGTATCGTCAACGCGCCGAAGGCGAAAACACGCGTAACGCGCTCGACGACATGAAGCAATACGCGCAGATCTCGCAGGCCCACGCCGAAGACATGCAAAAGCTCGTCACGGCGTTCGAGCCGCTCTACACGAGCCTCTCGCCGGAGCAGAAGAAGCTCGCCGACCAGACCTTCCGCCACAACGGCCGCGACCACGGCCCGGCTGGCAAGAAGCCGGCGCATCCGAAGCACAAGAGCAAGGCCAAGCCCGCCGCGGGCGCGGCAGCCAGCGAAGCCGCACCGGCCAGCACGCCGGCGGCTCAGTAA
- a CDS encoding sugar kinase, protein MNDSLDVMTYGEAMAMFVATEAGPLAQVGQFTKRAAGAELNVATGLARLGFKVGWMSRVGADSFGQFVRDVLAHEGIDARCVTTDPRYPTGFQLKSKNDDGSDPAIEYFRSGSAASRLSLHDYRDDYVLGARHLHLSGVAPAISASSRELAFKLAREMRAAGRTITFDPNLRPTLWGSEAEMVATLNELAGFADWVLPGVGEGRVLTGSDDPAVIARFYLERGARGVIVKLGAQGAYHATADGAHGHVAAARVERVVDTVGAGDGFAVGVVSALLEGRTVAQAVARGNRIGALAVQVIGDSEGLPTRAQLDAMEADVTALSA, encoded by the coding sequence ATGAACGACTCCCTCGATGTCATGACCTACGGCGAAGCGATGGCGATGTTCGTCGCCACCGAGGCCGGCCCGCTCGCCCAGGTCGGGCAGTTCACGAAGCGCGCGGCGGGCGCCGAGTTGAACGTGGCGACGGGGCTCGCGCGCCTCGGCTTCAAGGTGGGCTGGATGAGCCGCGTGGGCGCCGATTCGTTCGGCCAGTTCGTGCGCGACGTGCTGGCGCACGAGGGCATCGACGCGCGCTGCGTGACCACCGACCCGCGTTATCCGACCGGCTTCCAGCTCAAGTCGAAAAACGACGACGGCAGCGACCCGGCGATCGAATATTTCCGCAGCGGCTCGGCCGCGAGCCGGCTCTCGCTCCACGACTATCGCGACGACTACGTGCTGGGCGCGCGCCATCTGCATTTGAGCGGCGTGGCGCCCGCGATTTCGGCGTCGTCGCGCGAACTCGCGTTCAAGCTCGCGCGCGAGATGCGCGCCGCGGGCCGCACGATCACGTTCGACCCGAACCTGCGCCCGACGTTGTGGGGCTCCGAAGCCGAGATGGTCGCGACGCTCAACGAACTTGCCGGGTTCGCCGACTGGGTGCTGCCCGGCGTGGGCGAAGGCCGCGTGCTCACGGGCTCCGACGATCCCGCCGTCATCGCGCGCTTCTATCTGGAGCGCGGCGCGCGCGGCGTGATCGTCAAGCTGGGCGCCCAGGGCGCGTACCACGCCACCGCCGACGGCGCGCATGGCCACGTGGCGGCGGCGCGCGTCGAGCGCGTGGTCGACACGGTCGGTGCTGGCGACGGCTTCGCGGTGGGCGTGGTGAGCGCGCTGCTCGAAGGCCGCACGGTCGCGCAGGCGGTCGCGCGCGGCAATCGCATCGGCGCGCTGGCCGTGCAGGTGATCGGCGATTCGGAAGGCTTGCCGACGCGCGCGCAGCTCGACGCGATGGAAGCGGACGTGACGGCTTTGTCGGCTTAA
- a CDS encoding LacI family DNA-binding transcriptional regulator has protein sequence MSDGPEGTSGTAAAPANAPRRATISDVAREAGTGKTSISRYLNGEFGVLSPDLRTRIEAAIERLDYRPNQMARGLKRGRNRLLGLLLADLANPYSVEVLQGVEAACHALGYMPLICHAANEVDMERRYLQLLTTYRVEGVIVNALGVRETMLKPVGSGGIPAVLVDRTVDGLDADVVGLDNAAAVRLGTEHLLARGYDDLVFVVQPFEQVSSRREREAAFRASMQGTKGAARGATHVLDLHDEATTEAALATLDAHIAQAAERGARCALFAANAPVALRLALHLKAALGEQWQQRVALIAIDDPEWAALAGITTIRQPTREIGYRAVEFLHERIEGAAPAARAAAFAGELVVRASTLG, from the coding sequence ATGAGCGACGGCCCCGAAGGCACCTCGGGCACGGCGGCCGCGCCCGCGAACGCGCCGCGCCGCGCGACGATCAGCGACGTCGCGCGCGAAGCCGGCACCGGCAAGACCAGCATCTCGCGCTATCTGAACGGCGAATTCGGCGTGCTGTCGCCGGACTTGCGCACGCGCATCGAGGCGGCCATCGAGCGCCTCGACTATCGGCCGAACCAGATGGCGCGCGGCCTGAAACGCGGGCGCAACCGTCTGCTCGGGCTGCTGCTCGCCGATCTCGCGAATCCCTATTCGGTGGAAGTGCTGCAAGGCGTGGAGGCCGCGTGCCACGCGCTCGGCTACATGCCGCTGATCTGCCACGCGGCGAACGAAGTCGACATGGAGCGCCGCTATCTGCAACTGCTCACCACTTACCGCGTGGAAGGCGTGATCGTGAACGCGCTCGGCGTGCGCGAGACCATGCTCAAGCCGGTGGGCAGCGGCGGCATTCCGGCGGTGCTGGTGGACCGTACCGTCGACGGTCTCGACGCCGACGTGGTCGGGCTCGACAACGCGGCGGCGGTGCGACTCGGCACGGAACATCTGCTCGCGCGCGGCTACGACGACCTCGTGTTCGTCGTGCAACCGTTCGAGCAGGTGAGTTCGCGGCGCGAGCGCGAGGCGGCGTTTCGCGCGTCCATGCAAGGCACGAAGGGCGCCGCGCGCGGCGCGACCCACGTGCTCGACCTGCACGACGAGGCGACCACGGAAGCCGCGTTGGCCACGCTCGACGCCCATATCGCGCAGGCGGCCGAACGCGGCGCGCGCTGCGCGCTGTTCGCGGCGAACGCGCCGGTGGCGCTGCGGCTCGCGCTGCACCTGAAAGCGGCGCTCGGCGAGCAGTGGCAGCAGCGTGTGGCGCTGATCGCCATCGACGATCCCGAATGGGCCGCGCTCGCCGGCATCACGACGATCCGCCAGCCGACCCGCGAGATCGGCTATCGCGCGGTGGAGTTCCTGCACGAACGCATCGAAGGCGCGGCGCCGGCGGCGCGCGCGGCGGCGTTCGCGGGCGAACTGGTGGTGAGGGCGTCGACATTGGGGTGA
- a CDS encoding PGDYG domain-containing protein — MIELTQLDLSADAAAQRVVKDETVSVAFAAQAGELMSLEGPNRYASGDAIITGATGERWVVSRERFDAKYRPAQGALSHGEAGDYRNLPVVVLAKRMDAPFTLLRSAGGDRLTGAAGDWVMQYAPGDYGVVKAERFAKVYRQAD, encoded by the coding sequence ATGATTGAACTGACCCAGCTCGACCTGAGCGCCGACGCCGCGGCCCAACGCGTCGTCAAGGACGAAACCGTGAGCGTGGCATTCGCGGCGCAGGCGGGCGAACTGATGAGCCTCGAAGGCCCGAACCGCTACGCGAGCGGCGACGCCATCATCACCGGTGCGACGGGCGAGCGCTGGGTCGTGTCGCGCGAACGCTTCGACGCGAAATATCGGCCTGCGCAAGGCGCGCTTTCGCATGGCGAGGCGGGCGATTATCGCAACCTGCCCGTGGTCGTCCTGGCCAAACGCATGGACGCGCCCTTCACGTTGCTGCGCTCCGCGGGCGGCGACCGCCTGACCGGCGCGGCCGGCGACTGGGTGATGCAGTACGCGCCCGGCGACTACGGCGTCGTCAAGGCCGAGCGCTTCGCGAAGGTGTATCGGCAAGCGGACTGA
- a CDS encoding YhfC family intramembrane metalloprotease, translated as MSVPPLTLVCLSLATLFVALLPISLYRRWRKPFAFDWRDTVAGIAVFALFATVLERALNDYVLHENADFAQALSNPVAFVIYGALVAGVCEEVGRYVAMRIIARRAPRTPNAPLEGSGLAYGIGHGGAEAWFVGVLVQLQWIVFAVLANRGQLDQHLSNLTMDSVLRVHLILASLSPLFAGVFAIERIAAFVFQVGLSVLMWRGVRAGSKSILPIAIAAHAIVDVPAAMYQAQLVPLVAVDTLYVVAAVVVAIVLFRTCRSERSVARAV; from the coding sequence ATGTCCGTCCCCCCGCTCACGCTGGTCTGCCTGTCGCTCGCGACGCTGTTCGTCGCGCTCCTGCCGATCTCGCTCTACCGGCGCTGGCGCAAGCCGTTCGCGTTCGACTGGCGCGATACGGTCGCGGGCATCGCCGTGTTCGCGCTGTTCGCCACCGTGCTGGAACGTGCGCTCAACGACTACGTGCTGCACGAAAACGCCGATTTCGCGCAAGCGCTCTCGAATCCGGTCGCATTCGTGATCTATGGCGCGCTCGTGGCGGGCGTCTGCGAGGAAGTGGGCCGCTATGTCGCCATGCGCATCATCGCGCGGCGCGCGCCGCGCACGCCCAATGCGCCGCTCGAGGGCAGCGGTCTCGCCTACGGCATCGGCCACGGCGGCGCGGAAGCCTGGTTCGTCGGCGTGCTGGTGCAGTTGCAGTGGATCGTGTTCGCGGTGCTCGCCAATCGCGGCCAGCTCGACCAGCATCTGTCGAATCTCACGATGGATTCGGTGCTGCGCGTGCATCTGATTCTCGCGAGCCTCTCGCCGCTGTTCGCGGGCGTGTTCGCGATCGAACGCATCGCGGCATTCGTGTTCCAGGTGGGCTTGTCGGTGCTGATGTGGCGCGGCGTGCGCGCCGGCTCGAAAAGCATCTTGCCGATTGCCATCGCCGCTCACGCGATCGTCGACGTGCCCGCGGCGATGTATCAGGCCCAGCTCGTGCCGCTCGTCGCCGTGGATACGCTCTACGTGGTGGCGGCCGTGGTCGTCGCCATCGTGCTCTTCAGGACGTGCCGCAGCGAGCGGTCCGTCGCGCGCGCCGTTTAA
- a CDS encoding Lrp/AsnC family transcriptional regulator, with translation MRPPRLDQLDDLDRSLVALLQENARESVANLARRLGVARTTVLARIARLERTEVIAGYGVRLGQDVLDASLQAWVGLIIAPRHGPDVQKRLGKMPEVQLLCAVSGEYDYVAWLRADSPDRLNDLLDIIGGMPGVERTTTSIVLARKVDRGSVTG, from the coding sequence ATGAGACCTCCGCGCCTCGACCAACTCGACGACCTCGATCGCAGCCTCGTCGCGCTGCTGCAGGAAAACGCGCGCGAAAGCGTGGCGAATCTCGCGCGCCGGCTCGGCGTGGCGCGCACCACGGTGCTCGCGCGCATCGCGCGGCTCGAGCGCACCGAGGTCATTGCCGGCTACGGCGTGCGGCTCGGTCAAGACGTGCTCGACGCGAGCCTGCAGGCGTGGGTCGGTCTCATCATCGCGCCGCGCCACGGTCCCGACGTGCAGAAGCGGCTCGGCAAGATGCCCGAGGTGCAACTGCTGTGCGCGGTGAGCGGCGAATACGACTATGTGGCCTGGCTGCGCGCCGATTCGCCCGACCGCCTCAACGACCTGCTCGACATCATCGGCGGCATGCCGGGTGTCGAGCGCACGACCACGTCGATCGTGCTCGCGCGCAAGGTGGATCGCGGCTCCGTCACGGGCTGA
- a CDS encoding AAA family ATPase — MTRLVFFCGHAGCGKTTLAKRLLAPLARATGEPFCLLDKDTLYGRTSPAALSALGQDPNDRDSPLFLEHLRDPEYLGLVDTARDNLALGTSVLAIGPLSREVRERRLFDRAWLGVAPEVGLTVVWAHTAEATAHARIVARGHPADAYKLAHWDAYRARRFMPSGDALDGLLLFDTTAPTSADYDALLQRIVAATSSA; from the coding sequence ATGACGCGTCTCGTGTTCTTTTGCGGTCACGCCGGCTGCGGCAAGACCACGCTCGCCAAACGCCTCCTCGCGCCGCTCGCGCGCGCGACGGGCGAACCGTTCTGCCTGCTCGACAAAGACACGCTCTACGGCCGCACGAGCCCGGCGGCCTTGAGCGCGCTCGGCCAGGATCCGAACGACCGCGACAGCCCGCTGTTTCTCGAGCATCTGCGCGACCCGGAATATCTCGGGCTCGTCGATACGGCGCGCGACAATCTCGCGCTCGGTACGAGCGTGCTCGCCATCGGCCCGTTGTCGCGCGAGGTGCGCGAGCGGCGCCTGTTCGATCGCGCCTGGCTCGGCGTGGCGCCGGAAGTCGGGCTGACCGTGGTGTGGGCGCATACGGCGGAAGCCACGGCGCACGCCCGTATCGTGGCGCGCGGCCATCCCGCCGACGCCTACAAGCTCGCGCATTGGGACGCGTACCGCGCGCGCCGCTTCATGCCCTCGGGCGACGCGCTCGACGGTCTGCTGCTGTTCGACACCACGGCGCCCACGTCAGCCGACTACGACGCGCTGCTGCAACGCATCGTGGCGGCCACGTCATCGGCGTAG
- a CDS encoding DUF3022 domain-containing protein: MEAYLFECASPEFDELARVIADVFPEQTRFAEEPDEIGVPQLVVHWVAMRFGAKARRMVLTIAIAPAALARYRALPARMRGRSFAVLRAYVEATIESLEEQHAKGEDVPREVTIPLDEEFA, encoded by the coding sequence ATGGAAGCCTATTTGTTCGAATGCGCGAGCCCGGAATTCGACGAGCTCGCCCGCGTCATCGCCGATGTTTTTCCCGAGCAAACGCGCTTTGCCGAGGAACCCGACGAGATCGGCGTGCCGCAACTCGTGGTGCACTGGGTCGCGATGCGCTTCGGTGCGAAGGCGCGCCGCATGGTCCTCACGATCGCGATCGCGCCCGCCGCGCTCGCGCGCTATCGCGCATTGCCGGCGCGCATGCGCGGCCGCAGTTTCGCGGTGCTGCGCGCCTACGTGGAAGCGACGATCGAATCGCTCGAAGAACAGCACGCGAAAGGGGAAGACGTGCCGCGCGAAGTGACCATTCCGCTCGACGAGGAATTCGCGTGA
- a CDS encoding LysR family transcriptional regulator gives MTPEQLITFAAVAEHRNISRAALALHLSQPAVSGQLKLLQEEFGEPLYLRDGRGVRLTPTGEQLAGYASRLRDTWRDALAFRDALRGLERGTLRIGATTTPASYRLPYLVAQFHARYPEVKLETSSGNTTDVVGMLGNVDIALIEGPVGEQLPPDTAVHPWLEDEIVAIVPRGHALFDAADAGEGGAASERVAIGDLAQWPLVLREDGSGVRQVVERAFARAGAPMRVALEIAGVEGVKEAVRAGMGIGFVSAMSMRHENGALRQIRLGPQALARRFSILVPHAGAASRVAQRFLALCLGELPPSEVPGA, from the coding sequence ATGACCCCGGAACAACTGATAACCTTCGCCGCCGTCGCCGAACATCGCAACATCAGCCGGGCGGCGCTCGCGCTGCATCTGTCGCAGCCCGCCGTCTCCGGACAGCTCAAGCTGCTGCAGGAGGAATTCGGCGAGCCGCTGTATCTGCGTGACGGGCGCGGCGTGCGCCTCACGCCCACGGGCGAGCAACTCGCCGGCTATGCGAGCCGCCTGCGCGACACCTGGCGCGACGCGCTGGCGTTTCGCGACGCCTTGCGCGGGCTGGAGCGCGGCACGCTGCGCATCGGCGCGACCACCACGCCCGCGAGCTACCGGCTGCCGTATCTCGTGGCGCAGTTCCACGCGCGCTATCCCGAGGTGAAGCTGGAAACGTCGAGCGGCAATACGACGGATGTCGTCGGCATGCTGGGCAACGTCGACATCGCGCTGATCGAAGGGCCGGTGGGCGAGCAGTTGCCGCCCGACACGGCCGTGCATCCGTGGCTCGAGGACGAGATCGTGGCGATCGTGCCGCGCGGCCACGCGCTATTCGACGCGGCGGACGCGGGGGAAGGGGGAGCGGCGAGCGAACGCGTCGCCATCGGCGACCTCGCGCAATGGCCGCTGGTGCTGCGCGAAGACGGCTCGGGCGTGCGTCAGGTCGTGGAACGCGCGTTCGCGCGCGCGGGCGCGCCCATGCGCGTCGCGCTCGAAATTGCGGGCGTGGAGGGCGTGAAAGAGGCGGTGCGCGCGGGCATGGGCATCGGTTTCGTCTCGGCAATGTCGATGCGGCACGAAAACGGCGCCTTGCGACAGATTCGCTTAGGCCCGCAAGCGCTCGCGCGGCGTTTCTCGATTCTCGTCCCCCATGCGGGCGCGGCGTCGCGCGTGGCGCAGCGCTTCCTGGCGTTGTGTCTCGGCGAGCTTCCCCCAAGCGAGGTTCCCGGCGCCTGA
- a CDS encoding 2-hydroxyacid dehydrogenase, with translation MKQKIVVYKPVPDDVAAYLREHAEVVDVDGSNAQALAAALRDADGALGASVKITPAMLDGTRVKALSTISVGFDQFDVADLTRRGIVLAHTPDVLTESTADTVFALILASARRVVELADWVKAGHWKGSVGPAQFGVDVQGKTLGIVGLGRIGGAVARRAALGFNMRVLYTNRSANEAAERDYGARRVELDELLATADFVCLQVPLTDATRHLMGAAQFAKMKPGAIFINASRGATVDEPALIAALEARTILGAGLDVFAQEPVDPASPLLRMPNVVALPHIGSATHETRHAMARCAAENLVAALAGTLAHNVVNREVLAR, from the coding sequence ATGAAGCAGAAAATCGTTGTCTACAAACCCGTTCCCGACGATGTCGCCGCGTATCTACGCGAGCATGCCGAGGTCGTCGATGTCGACGGTTCGAACGCCCAGGCGCTGGCTGCCGCGCTCAGGGACGCCGACGGCGCGCTCGGCGCCAGCGTCAAGATCACGCCCGCGATGCTCGACGGCACGCGCGTCAAAGCCTTGTCGACGATCTCGGTGGGCTTCGACCAGTTCGACGTGGCCGATCTCACGCGGCGCGGCATCGTGCTCGCGCATACGCCCGACGTGCTCACGGAATCGACCGCCGACACCGTGTTCGCGCTGATCCTCGCGAGCGCGCGCCGCGTGGTCGAACTCGCGGACTGGGTCAAGGCCGGGCACTGGAAAGGCAGCGTCGGGCCGGCGCAATTCGGCGTGGACGTGCAGGGCAAGACGCTCGGCATCGTGGGGCTCGGGCGCATCGGCGGCGCGGTCGCGCGGCGGGCGGCGCTCGGCTTCAACATGCGCGTGCTGTACACGAACCGCAGCGCGAACGAAGCGGCCGAGCGCGACTACGGCGCGCGCCGCGTCGAACTCGACGAACTGCTCGCCACGGCCGATTTCGTCTGCCTGCAGGTGCCGCTCACGGACGCCACGCGTCACCTGATGGGCGCCGCGCAGTTCGCGAAGATGAAGCCGGGCGCGATCTTCATCAACGCGTCGCGCGGCGCGACCGTCGACGAACCCGCGCTGATCGCGGCGCTCGAAGCGCGCACGATACTCGGCGCCGGTCTCGACGTGTTCGCGCAGGAGCCCGTCGATCCGGCTTCGCCGCTGCTGCGCATGCCGAACGTGGTGGCGCTGCCGCATATCGGCTCGGCCACGCACGAAACGCGTCACGCGATGGCGCGCTGCGCGGCGGAAAACCTCGTCGCGGCGCTCGCGGGCACGCTCGCCCACAACGTCGTCAATCGCGAGGTGCTTGCGCGATGA
- a CDS encoding MFS transporter, with amino-acid sequence MTTNSLAPRRWWAIMPIVFITYSLAYLDRANYGFASAAGINRDLGISPGLSSLIGALFFLGYFFFQLPGAVYAERRSVRKLVFVSLVLWGGCAALTGVVTNIPSLMAIRFVLGVVEAAVMPAMLIYISNWFTKTERSRANTFLILGNPVTVLWMSVVSGYLVHAFGWRHMFIAEGAPAVIWAVCWWFLVRDKPAQVTWLAEDEKRALDAAMRAEQAAIKPVRNYAEAFRTPAVMLLSAQYFCWSIGVYGFVLWLPSIVKNGSALGMVETGWLTALPYLAATIAMLAASWASDKLDNRRAFVWPFLLIGALAFAASYALGAAHFWISYVLLVVAGAAMYAPYGPFFAIVPELLPKNVSGGAMALINSMGALGSFVGSYVVGYLNGATGSPAASYAFMSAALVVSVGLTLAVKPQREARHGYVAPIHGK; translated from the coding sequence ATGACCACCAACTCGCTCGCACCGCGCCGCTGGTGGGCGATCATGCCCATCGTGTTCATCACGTACAGCCTCGCGTATCTCGATCGCGCGAACTACGGCTTCGCCTCGGCGGCCGGCATCAATCGCGATCTCGGCATCAGCCCGGGACTCTCTTCGCTGATCGGCGCGCTGTTCTTCCTCGGCTATTTCTTCTTCCAGCTGCCGGGCGCCGTGTACGCCGAGCGCCGCAGCGTGCGCAAGCTCGTGTTCGTGAGCCTCGTGCTGTGGGGCGGCTGCGCCGCGCTCACGGGCGTGGTCACGAATATTCCCTCGCTCATGGCGATCCGCTTCGTGCTGGGCGTGGTCGAGGCCGCCGTGATGCCGGCCATGCTCATCTACATCAGCAACTGGTTCACCAAGACCGAGCGCTCGCGCGCCAACACCTTCCTGATCCTCGGCAATCCCGTCACGGTGCTGTGGATGTCGGTGGTGTCGGGCTATCTCGTGCACGCGTTCGGCTGGCGCCACATGTTCATCGCCGAAGGTGCGCCCGCCGTGATCTGGGCCGTCTGCTGGTGGTTCCTCGTGCGCGACAAGCCCGCCCAGGTGACGTGGCTCGCGGAAGACGAAAAGCGCGCGCTCGACGCCGCCATGCGCGCCGAGCAAGCCGCCATCAAACCGGTGCGCAACTACGCCGAAGCGTTCCGCACGCCCGCCGTGATGCTGCTTTCGGCGCAATATTTTTGCTGGAGTATCGGCGTGTACGGCTTCGTGCTGTGGCTGCCCTCGATCGTGAAGAACGGCTCGGCGCTCGGCATGGTCGAAACCGGCTGGCTCACCGCGCTGCCGTATCTCGCGGCCACCATCGCCATGCTCGCCGCCTCGTGGGCGTCGGACAAACTCGACAATCGGCGCGCCTTCGTCTGGCCGTTCCTGCTGATCGGCGCGCTCGCGTTCGCCGCTTCCTACGCGCTGGGCGCCGCGCACTTCTGGATCTCGTACGTGCTGCTCGTGGTCGCGGGCGCGGCCATGTACGCGCCGTACGGCCCGTTCTTCGCGATCGTGCCGGAACTGCTGCCGAAGAACGTCTCGGGCGGGGCCATGGCGCTCATCAACAGCATGGGCGCGCTCGGCTCGTTCGTGGGCTCCTACGTGGTCGGCTACCTCAACGGCGCGACCGGCTCGCCTGCGGCATCCTATGCGTTCATGAGCGCGGCGCTCGTGGTTTCGGTGGGCCTGACGCTTGCGGTCAAGCCGCAACGCGAAGCGCGCCACGGCTATGTCGCGCCGATTCACGGAAAATAA
- a CDS encoding saccharopine dehydrogenase family protein: protein MKVAIAGAGLIGHTIAHMLRETGDYEVAAFDRDARALEPLAAQGIPTARVDSGDAAALRGALDGYDVLVNALPYYLAVNVASAAKGAGVHYFDLTEDVRATHAIRALADGARHAFMPQCGLAPGFIGIAAHALASRFTEIREVKMRVGALPQFPTNALKYNLTWSVDGLINEYCQPCEAIRDGRAQWVQPLEGLEHFSLDGVEYEAFNTSGGLGTLCETLAGRVESLDYKSVRYPGHRGLMQFLLEDLRLASDRDTLKSILRRAVPATEQDVVLIFMTVTGMRDGELVQEVFTRKIFAKTVCGVPMSAIQITTAGSMCAVLDLFREQKLPQAGFVRQEQVSLESFLANRFGQVYEGATLDQRARALA, encoded by the coding sequence ATGAAAGTCGCGATCGCAGGCGCCGGTCTTATCGGCCATACCATTGCCCACATGCTGCGCGAAACCGGCGACTACGAAGTGGCCGCATTCGACCGCGACGCCAGGGCGCTCGAGCCGCTCGCCGCGCAGGGCATTCCCACGGCGCGGGTGGATTCCGGCGACGCGGCCGCGCTGCGCGGCGCGCTCGACGGCTACGACGTGCTCGTCAACGCGCTGCCGTATTACCTCGCCGTGAACGTAGCGTCGGCGGCGAAAGGCGCGGGCGTGCATTACTTCGATCTCACCGAGGACGTGCGCGCGACCCACGCGATCCGTGCGCTCGCCGACGGCGCGCGTCACGCGTTCATGCCGCAATGCGGGCTCGCGCCGGGTTTCATCGGCATCGCGGCGCATGCGCTCGCGAGCCGCTTCACCGAGATTCGCGAAGTGAAGATGCGCGTGGGGGCGCTGCCGCAGTTTCCGACCAACGCGCTCAAATACAATCTCACGTGGAGCGTGGACGGTCTCATCAACGAATATTGCCAACCTTGCGAGGCGATCCGCGACGGTCGCGCGCAGTGGGTGCAGCCGCTCGAAGGCCTCGAACATTTTTCGCTCGACGGCGTGGAGTACGAGGCGTTCAACACCTCGGGCGGGCTCGGCACGCTGTGCGAAACGCTCGCGGGCCGCGTGGAGTCGCTCGATTACAAGTCGGTGCGTTACCCGGGGCATCGCGGGCTGATGCAGTTCCTGCTCGAAGACCTGCGCCTCGCGAGCGACCGCGACACGCTCAAGTCGATCCTGCGCCGCGCCGTGCCCGCCACCGAGCAGGACGTCGTCTTGATCTTCATGACCGTCACCGGCATGCGCGACGGCGAACTCGTGCAGGAAGTGTTCACGCGCAAGATCTTCGCGAAAACGGTCTGCGGCGTGCCGATGAGCGCGATCCAGATCACCACGGCCGGTTCGATGTGCGCGGTGCTCGACCTGTTTCGCGAGCAGAAGCTGCCGCAAGCGGGCTTCGTTCGGCAGGAGCAGGTGTCGCTGGAGTCGTTCCTCGCGAACCGTTTCGGGCAGGTGTACGAAGGCGCGACGCTCGACCAGCGCGCCAGGGCGCTGGCTTGA